Proteins from one Bufo gargarizans isolate SCDJY-AF-19 chromosome 8, ASM1485885v1, whole genome shotgun sequence genomic window:
- the LOC122944810 gene encoding hemoglobin subunit beta-2-like produces MVHLTDHELKCINAIWSKVDCKQVGGEALSRLLIVYPWTQRYFSTFGNLGSADAICHNPKVIAHGEKVLRSIGEALKHMDNLKSHYAKLSLYHSDELHVDSANFLRFGRVLGIVLAHTFHAEFTPEVEACFQKALCGIADALGKAYH; encoded by the exons ATGGTCCATTTGACAGATCATGAGCTCAAGTGCATCAATGCCATCTGGTCCAAGGTAGACTGCAAGCAGGTTGGAGGAGAAGCTCTTTCCAG ACTTCTCATTGTCTATCCCTGGACCCAAAGATACTTCAGTACCTTTGGTAACCTTGGCTCTGCTGATGCCATCTGCCACAATCCCAAGGTCATAGCTCATGGAGAAAAGGTGTTGCGCTCTATTGGAGAAGCTTTGAAACACATGGACAACCTGAAAAGCCACTATGCCAAACTGAGCCTGTACCACTCTGATGAACTGCATGTGGATTCCGCCAACTTCCTG CGTTTCGGACGTGTCTTGGGTATTGTCTTAGCTCATACCTTCCATGCAGAATTCACCCCTGAAGTAGAGGCTTGCTTCCAGAAGGCATTATGTGGGATTGCTGATGCTCTTGGCAAGGCTTACCACTGA